The Trichomycterus rosablanca isolate fTriRos1 chromosome 22, fTriRos1.hap1, whole genome shotgun sequence genome has a window encoding:
- the zgc:193811 gene encoding uncharacterized protein zgc:193811 isoform X1 has protein sequence MESCGVNNSANGVVSWKKNPLPLLLHRRASGPAHYALTSHTEHDHKPMDGLLGNRVYSKAPPHWHTHYLNDLAWRMKQCKSVVCTPLTEMREQYRGQPASHELLVDHYRTLKALHKQLAPFSALLPREAATEVSTAHTDYRSFSRSELAPFPDTPPTTTLTTSAALSRLPPHKAPPSLSSRLQPPLPSLPLTRDKISVYRNSFTSPAPRTMSCTPAALHHRTERSEQGFSLRHVLDVPKMYSTENQSYGRGRMVLV, from the exons ATGGAGAGCTGCGGTGTTAATAACAGCGCTAATGGCGTTGTGAGCTGGAAG AAAAatcctcttcctcttcttctCCATAGACGGGCATCTGGACCCGCTCATTACGCTCTCACCTCCCACACCGAGCATGACCACAAACCCATGGATGGTCTTCTGGGAAATCGTGTCTATTCTAAAGCTCCTCCACACTGGCACACACATTACCTAAATGATCTGGCTTGGAGG ATGAAACAATGCAAGTCAGTGGTCTGTACACCACTGACTGAGATGAGGGAGCAGTACAGGGGGCAACCAGCATCGCATGAGCTTCTAGTGGACCACTACAGGACCCTGAAG gcaCTACATAAACAGCTGGCTCCATTTTCAGCCCTGCTGCCCAGAGAAGCAGCCACAGAAGTCAGCACAGCTCATACAGACTACAGGAGCTTCAGCAG GTCTGAGCTGGCTCCTTTCCCGGATACgccacccaccacgaccctgaccacgaGCGCCGCTTTAAGCCGCCTCCCACCCCACAAAGCCCCACCCAGTTTGTCCTCTCGGCTACAGCCGCCCCTCCCATCCCTGCCTTTGACCCGCGATAAAATCAGTGTGTATAGGAACAGTTTTACTTCACCTGCCCCTCGAACCATGTCCTGCACCCCTGCTGCCCTCCACCACAGGACAGAACGTTCAGAGCAGGGCTTCTCTCTGAGGCACGTCCTGGACGTCCCCAAGATGTATAGCACCGAGAACCAGAGCTATGGAAGAGGCAGGATGGTGCTCGTGTGA
- the zgc:193811 gene encoding uncharacterized protein zgc:193811 isoform X2 has protein sequence MDGLLGNRVYSKAPPHWHTHYLNDLAWRMKQCKSVVCTPLTEMREQYRGQPASHELLVDHYRTLKALHKQLAPFSALLPREAATEVSTAHTDYRSFSRSELAPFPDTPPTTTLTTSAALSRLPPHKAPPSLSSRLQPPLPSLPLTRDKISVYRNSFTSPAPRTMSCTPAALHHRTERSEQGFSLRHVLDVPKMYSTENQSYGRGRMVLV, from the exons ATGGATGGTCTTCTGGGAAATCGTGTCTATTCTAAAGCTCCTCCACACTGGCACACACATTACCTAAATGATCTGGCTTGGAGG ATGAAACAATGCAAGTCAGTGGTCTGTACACCACTGACTGAGATGAGGGAGCAGTACAGGGGGCAACCAGCATCGCATGAGCTTCTAGTGGACCACTACAGGACCCTGAAG gcaCTACATAAACAGCTGGCTCCATTTTCAGCCCTGCTGCCCAGAGAAGCAGCCACAGAAGTCAGCACAGCTCATACAGACTACAGGAGCTTCAGCAG GTCTGAGCTGGCTCCTTTCCCGGATACgccacccaccacgaccctgaccacgaGCGCCGCTTTAAGCCGCCTCCCACCCCACAAAGCCCCACCCAGTTTGTCCTCTCGGCTACAGCCGCCCCTCCCATCCCTGCCTTTGACCCGCGATAAAATCAGTGTGTATAGGAACAGTTTTACTTCACCTGCCCCTCGAACCATGTCCTGCACCCCTGCTGCCCTCCACCACAGGACAGAACGTTCAGAGCAGGGCTTCTCTCTGAGGCACGTCCTGGACGTCCCCAAGATGTATAGCACCGAGAACCAGAGCTATGGAAGAGGCAGGATGGTGCTCGTGTGA
- the LOC134335836 gene encoding LOW QUALITY PROTEIN: toll-like receptor 12 (The sequence of the model RefSeq protein was modified relative to this genomic sequence to represent the inferred CDS: inserted 2 bases in 2 codons; substituted 3 bases at 3 genomic stop codons), whose amino-acid sequence MDLTDLNQLVHLKSLVLYNIDFSNQSGLGVIFHNLSSLEYLNLYLCWINSLEKDLSKDLKSLKILLLNIDGVFSMMESFVEPLKNLKYLIMQNPLLQCSCDNAWFTKWTKYQQNVQVYFSGVSLEQIQCKSSEGTKLFYKYVQDNCFIDIEFLLFASTSSGLIFFMLVVLLHQVARDHLLTLLAQXLEAGXRRLEKGHCPFDVFVSYCKKHEQWVVNELLPNXLLLICLHIRDVQLGKDIVENITDSLYRSRHNFCLVTVTYGITAFWRMEENISHQLLNAHHXLNXLRTWSYINLPQYSALHTAL is encoded by the exons ATGGACTTGACAGATTTGAACCAACTTGTCCACCTAAAGAGTCTGGTCTTATATAACATTGATTTTTCCAATCAGTCTGGACTTGGTGTGATTTTCCACAACCTGTCTAGTCTGGAGTACCTGAATTTGTACCTTTGCTGGATTAATTCATTGGAGAAAGACTTAAGTAAAGACCTGAAGTCACTAAAGATTCTGCTCTTAAACATTGATGGTGTGTTCAGTATGATGGAGAGCTTTGTGGAACccctgaaaaacctgaaatatcTCATCATGCAGAATCCACTCCTACAGTGTAGCTGTGATAATGCCTGGTTTACCAAATGGACTAAATATCAACAAAACGTTCAAGTGTACTTCTCAGGTGTCTCACTGGAGCAGATACAATGTAAAAGTAGTGAAGGAACTAAGCTTTTCTACAAGTATGTTCAAGACAACTGTTTTATTGACATTGAGTTCCTGCTTTTTGCCTCCACTTCCTCTGGACTCATCTTCTTCATGCTGGTGGTCCTGCTCCATCAAGTTGCCAGAGATCACCTGCTGACTTTGTTAGCCCAGTAACTTGAGGCTGGATAGAGGAGGCTAGAAAAAGGACACTGTCCATTCGATGTATTTGTGTCCTACTGTAAGAAGCatgagcagtgggtggtgaatgaGCTTCTGCCCA TTCTGCTCCTGATCTGCCTGCACATCAGAGACGTCCAGCTTGGGAAGGACATTGTGGAGAACATCACTGACAGCCTATACAGAAGTAGACACAACTTCTGTCTGGTTACTGTTACCTATGGAATAACCGCTTTCTGGAGGATGGAGGAAAACATTTCTCATCAGCTGTTAAATGCACATCATTGACTGA ACCTGAGAACCTGGAGCTACATAAACCTTCCACAATACTCAGCTCTACACACTGCATTGTGA